The following coding sequences are from one Rhipicephalus microplus isolate Deutch F79 chromosome 3, USDA_Rmic, whole genome shotgun sequence window:
- the LOC142802986 gene encoding endothelin-converting enzyme 1-like: MVGNIRDAFKRFLYALIGIGDEVYKRTEHMLSKMAALIGYPDGKPHSSELNDYYDELEYSKTTRFFRDWRTALELHARHLVRDQQHLRFLSLKVVAREMVQILGLQTFTREQGTIVWRNRSNVAEHFASIPRCLRKSLKEQLFHVNLASEPPDSENLADFGGLLVAHSEFTALPYDERTLSLHGRPLKADQIFYAFHCAKLCETDGKASSDSQQAAARLRCVMPLMNSEAFADVFHCPYSSPMNHAKKCSLL, translated from the exons ATGGTCGGCAACATCAGGGATGCCTTCAAGAGGTTTCTGTACGCCTTGATCGGGATCGGAGACGAAGTTTACAAAAGAACGGAGCACATGCTCTCCAAGATGGCCGCCCTCATCGGATACCCGGACGGCAAGCCCCATTCAAGCGAACTGAACGACTACTATG ACGAACTCGAGTACTCGAAGACTACGCGATTCTTTCGCGACTGGCGCACCGCCCTCGAACTCCACGCAAGGCATCTCGTTCGCGATCAGCAACACTTGCGGTTCTTGTCACTGAAG GTCGTCGCTCGCGAAATGGTGCAGATATTGGGCTTGCAAACATTCACGCGTGAACAAGGCACCATAGTCTGGCGGAATCGAAGCAACGTGGCCGAGCACTTTGCCTCCATCCCTCGCTGCTTGCGGAAGTCACTGAAAGAG CAGCTCTTCCACGTCAACTTGGCCAGTGAACCGCCGGACTCCGAGAACCTGGCCGATTTTGGGGGGCTTCTGGTGGCCCACTCGGAATTCACCGCACTGCCTTATGATGAGCGCACTCTGAGTCTGCATGGAAGACCCCTCAAGGCCGACCAAATCTTCTACGCCTTCCACTGCGCAAAGTTGTGCGAGACAGACGGCAAAGCGAGCAGTGATTCGCAGCAGGCAGCAGCCCGGCTCCGCTGCGTAATGCCGCTGATGAACTCGGAGGCGTTCGCCGACGTGTTCCATTGTCCGTACTCGTCTCCCATGAACCACGCGAAAAAGTGTTCACTTTTGTGA